The following proteins are encoded in a genomic region of Haemorhous mexicanus isolate bHaeMex1 chromosome 11, bHaeMex1.pri, whole genome shotgun sequence:
- the OGN gene encoding mimecan: METLQATFFFFVFVPLVNPAPPLQQESLQFYEYGTDVSMGSLTQQDYEMQSKDIRKDGTNVSLDTSLMLQSDDSQLDVPPTKDTNLPTCLLCVCLSGSVYCEEIDIEAVPPLPKETAYLYARFNKIKRIAASDFADITTLRRIDFSGNRIEEIEDGAFSKLLLLEELSLAENRLVKLPVLPPKLTTFNANQNRIKSRGIKANAFKKLTNLAYLYLGHNALESVPLNLPESLRILHLQYNNITTITDDTFCKSNNTRYIRTRMDEIRMEGNPIVLAKHVNAFSCLRMLPVGTYY, translated from the exons ATGGAGACTTTGCaggctactttttttttctttgtgtttgtaCCTTTGGTAAATCCAGCACCACCTCTACAGCAAGAATCACTCCAGTTCTATGAGTATGGTACAGATGTTTCCATGGGAAGCCTGACCCAACAAGATTATGAAATGCAATCCAAGGATATAAGAaag GATGGAACAAATGTTTCTCTTGACACTTCCCTAATGCTGCAAAGTGATGACAGCCAACTCGATGTCCCACCAACAAAGGACACAA ACCTGCCCACGTGTTTGCTGTGCGTGTGCCTGAGCGGCTCCGTGTACTGCGAGGAGATCGACATCGAGGCCGTGCCCCCCCTGCCCAAGGAAACCGCTTATCTCTACGCTCGCTTCAACAAGATCAAAAGGATTGCAGCCTCAGACTTCGCTGACATTA CTACCTTGAGAAGAATTGATTTTAGTGGAAATAGGATAGAAGAAATAGAAGATGGAGCCTTTTCAAAGCTACTGCTGTTGGAAGAACTTTCTCTTGCTGAAAATCGACTTGTAAAACTTCCTGTTCTACCTCCCAAACTAACAACATTTAATGCAAACCAAAACAGAATCAAGAGCAGAGGAATCAAAGCAAATGCTTTCAAG AAGCTCACAAATTTGGCCTACCTCTACTTAGGACACAACGCACTGGAATCTGTCCCCCTGAACTTACCAGAGAGCCTGCGCATTCTTCACCTTCAG TACAACAACATCACCACCATCACGGATGACACGTTCTGCAAGTCCAACAACACGCGCTACATCCGCACGCGGATGGACGAGATAAGGATGGAGGGCAACCCCATCGTCCTGGCCAAGCACGTCAACGCCTTCTCCTGCCTGAGGATGCTGCCCGTGGGAACATACTACTAG